In Gammaproteobacteria bacterium, the genomic stretch GCCGCATCGCCCACACGCTTATTGAACTTGCGAACCAGCCCACGGCCATCACACATCCGGACGGTATGCAGTTACGCATCACGCGTCAGGAGATCGCCAAGATTGTCGGTTGCTCGCGCGAAATGGCCGGCCGGGTGCTGAAGGATATGGCGCAGCGCGGGCTGATCACCGCGCGCGGTAAAACCATCGTGGTGCTGGGCACGCGTTAAACTCAGGCTTTCAAGTAACTTTGGCCCGGCGGGAGCGAGATCAAGATCGCTCCCGCTATCTACTACGCAAACAGCTCGGCCAGCTTCGCGCCCGGATCGCGGGCACGCATAAATGCCTCACCGACCAGAAAACAACTAATCCCACCCTTTCGCATGCGCGCGACATCATCGCGCGAATTGATGCCGCTTTC encodes the following:
- the trpC gene encoding indole-3-glycerol-phosphate synthase TrpC (involved in tryptophan biosynthesis; amino acid biosynthesis; converts 1-(2-carboxyphenylamino)-1-deoxy-D-ribulose 5-phosphate to C(1)-(3-indolyl)-glycerol 3-phosphate and carbon dioxide and water); translated protein: ESGINSRDDVARMRKGGISCFLVGEAFMRARDPGAKLAELFA